One Edaphobacter flagellatus genomic region harbors:
- the fliG gene encoding flagellar motor switch protein FliG gives MMAGMQSATTQRMPLMLPEDAGFAPAEIPGLRKAAILLVAVGDELAKTLLQSLSEGDVHRVTEEITRLGEIPAQQLTQVMTEFYGLLETQQYMVRGGPEFALRVLTEAFGATKAESMLAQVKRIRERANSDMAVLQRMDPQQLSKFLETEHPQTIALVLAHVDAKRGSMILMQLAPALRVDVVKRLAEMRQFSSEMAQKVAFVLHRRLEGAGSGRKSYSGFKAVAELLNRVEQTASKGILEEIEQQEPQLAIGIRNLMFTFEDLLTVPPESIREFVAAADKRVIAMALKGSRENLRAHLFKAMSSRAVEMLKEDMEVMGPVRMKDVGLAQQELLALARQLEAEGKMILKMGADDDLAV, from the coding sequence ATGATGGCAGGGATGCAGAGCGCAACAACGCAGCGTATGCCGCTGATGCTGCCCGAGGATGCCGGTTTTGCTCCGGCAGAGATACCTGGGCTGCGTAAGGCCGCGATTCTTCTGGTAGCAGTTGGCGATGAGCTGGCCAAGACATTGCTGCAAAGCTTGTCGGAGGGTGATGTGCATCGCGTGACGGAAGAGATCACGCGGCTGGGTGAGATTCCGGCGCAGCAGCTGACACAGGTGATGACGGAGTTCTACGGCCTGCTGGAGACGCAGCAATACATGGTGCGCGGCGGTCCGGAGTTTGCTTTGCGCGTGCTGACGGAGGCCTTCGGTGCGACGAAGGCAGAGAGCATGCTGGCACAGGTGAAACGGATTCGCGAGCGCGCCAACAGCGATATGGCGGTTCTGCAGAGGATGGATCCGCAGCAGCTAAGTAAGTTTCTTGAGACGGAGCATCCGCAGACAATTGCACTGGTGCTGGCGCATGTCGATGCCAAGCGTGGCTCGATGATCTTGATGCAGTTGGCGCCAGCGTTGCGTGTGGATGTGGTGAAGCGATTGGCGGAGATGCGGCAGTTCTCGTCGGAGATGGCGCAGAAGGTGGCGTTCGTACTGCATCGCAGGCTGGAAGGGGCCGGCTCGGGCCGCAAGTCGTACTCGGGATTCAAAGCCGTTGCCGAATTGTTGAATCGTGTGGAGCAAACGGCGAGCAAAGGAATTCTGGAAGAGATTGAACAACAGGAGCCGCAGCTGGCCATTGGCATCAGGAATCTGATGTTCACCTTTGAAGATTTGTTGACTGTTCCGCCGGAGAGTATTCGCGAGTTTGTTGCGGCTGCGGATAAGCGGGTGATCGCCATGGCCTTGAAGGGGAGCCGGGAGAATCTGCGGGCGCATCTGTTTAAGGCTATGAGCTCGCGTGCGGTGGAGATGCTGAAGGAAGACATGGAGGTGATGGGCCCGGTGCGGATGAAGGACGTCGGACTGGCTCAGCAGGAGCTGCTGGCTTTGGCGCGGCAACTGGAGGCCGAGGGCAAGATGATCTTGAAGATGGGGGCCGACGATGACCTTGCAGTAT
- the fliE gene encoding flagellar hook-basal body complex protein FliE, whose protein sequence is MSGASVFSSVAQQVSSIASGVKSEQKRTPDAPFAGVLKTMVDTTNELDRKASETVTGLLNGKGVEIHDAMIATQKADMAFELALQVRNKAVAVYQQMMTMQF, encoded by the coding sequence ATGAGTGGAGCGAGTGTGTTTTCTAGTGTTGCGCAGCAGGTGAGCTCGATTGCCAGCGGAGTGAAGAGTGAGCAGAAGCGTACGCCGGATGCTCCGTTTGCCGGAGTGCTGAAGACGATGGTGGACACGACGAACGAGCTGGATCGCAAGGCGTCGGAGACGGTGACCGGACTGCTGAACGGGAAGGGCGTGGAGATTCACGATGCAATGATTGCGACGCAGAAGGCGGACATGGCCTTTGAGCTTGCATTGCAGGTGAGGAACAAGGCGGTCGCGGTCTATCAGCAGATGATGACGATGCAGTTTTAG
- the flgC gene encoding flagellar basal body rod protein FlgC, with translation MNLFGVMDVSASALKAERVRAEVVAANMANAETTRTADGDPYQRHHVVFEAEGAESFKHSLVNHLGGSGVGSMRLGRSVTADTSVDGGVAVTGVISDASAPLRRYDPQHPDAGPDGYVSYPDINPLTEMVDLMGAQRSYGANASAIQAEKNMVASSLDILK, from the coding sequence ATGAATCTTTTTGGCGTGATGGACGTGAGTGCGTCGGCGTTGAAGGCTGAGCGTGTGCGCGCTGAGGTGGTCGCCGCGAATATGGCGAATGCGGAAACGACGCGAACGGCGGACGGCGACCCGTATCAGAGGCATCATGTGGTCTTTGAAGCAGAGGGCGCTGAGAGTTTCAAGCACTCGCTGGTGAACCATCTGGGTGGGTCAGGGGTGGGCTCGATGCGGTTGGGCAGATCGGTGACGGCGGATACGTCGGTGGACGGAGGCGTTGCGGTGACGGGAGTGATCAGCGATGCAAGCGCGCCGCTGCGCCGCTATGACCCGCAGCACCCGGATGCAGGGCCAGATGGCTATGTGTCGTATCCGGATATCAATCCGCTGACAGAGATGGTGGATCTGATGGGAGCGCAGCGCTCGTATGGAGCGAATGCGTCGGCGATACAGGCGGAGAAGAACATGGTGGCTTCTTCGCTGGACATTCTGAAGTGA
- the fliF gene encoding flagellar basal-body MS-ring/collar protein FliF has product MAETEQQQSAGLERAERAGIGVQAGAAGKVMAAVTVLRERLMALPAAKRTWLLAAAAFVAAVGAAMAWYAGRTDWRPLFSGLDAKDMQQVSQELSAAGIQYRMTADGGGIEVPAESVDKARMEVATKGMPQTGRLGFELFDKPNWVGSEFDEKVNYQRALEGELEHTIAALGAVRSARVHLVLPQQSLFTSEERAAKASVVLKLKRASLSEEQVEAIRSLVAGAVENLSPENVALVDADGRANFRPRSKSGMEADVEQAMEAKLVAMLEPLAGRDNVRATVNVSYEEGLEERTDEVYDPNQSATLSLQKSEQTQTQPVKATGVPGTASNSPAGAPAGAVQGSAAAAAPGTPPLLQKEALPVYPQQGYGAGQSIHEENGTYGVSKHVVHTEQAPGRVRRVTAAVVVNDRAMAEGTGKAEHTVWKPRNADEMRRLEQLAEAAVGYDVKRGDQVVVENVSFSSNAPDVKPPVMTQVMEQARALARTQPGLARTAVLGALGVLLVLFVLRPIAGQVTATLREPMLLEKGRETAELGAGASEPELLEPTVPIHASLPVATRAGMKEQLQQKGIFEQVAEHIRREPAQSTRLLEAWIGSGEETEA; this is encoded by the coding sequence ATGGCAGAGACGGAACAGCAGCAGAGCGCGGGACTCGAAAGAGCGGAGCGGGCTGGTATAGGCGTTCAGGCGGGCGCAGCAGGAAAAGTGATGGCAGCCGTTACGGTTCTGCGTGAACGGCTGATGGCACTGCCTGCGGCAAAGCGGACGTGGCTTTTGGCCGCTGCCGCATTTGTTGCTGCGGTGGGAGCTGCGATGGCGTGGTATGCGGGGCGCACGGATTGGCGGCCGCTGTTCAGTGGCCTGGATGCCAAAGACATGCAGCAGGTTTCGCAGGAGTTGTCTGCGGCAGGGATTCAGTACCGCATGACAGCGGATGGCGGCGGAATCGAGGTGCCTGCCGAATCGGTGGACAAGGCGCGCATGGAAGTTGCGACGAAGGGAATGCCGCAGACGGGAAGGCTGGGGTTCGAGCTGTTCGACAAGCCGAACTGGGTAGGTAGTGAGTTTGACGAGAAGGTGAACTATCAACGGGCGCTTGAGGGCGAGCTGGAGCACACGATTGCAGCGCTGGGTGCGGTGCGTTCGGCGAGAGTACATCTGGTGCTGCCGCAGCAGTCGTTGTTTACGTCGGAGGAGCGGGCAGCGAAGGCTTCGGTGGTGCTGAAGCTGAAACGTGCATCGCTGAGCGAAGAACAGGTGGAGGCGATTCGCAGCCTGGTGGCGGGCGCGGTAGAGAACCTGAGCCCGGAGAATGTGGCTTTGGTGGATGCAGATGGGCGGGCGAATTTTCGTCCTCGATCGAAGAGTGGTATGGAGGCGGATGTTGAGCAGGCGATGGAGGCGAAGCTGGTGGCAATGCTGGAGCCATTGGCAGGCCGTGACAATGTCCGCGCAACGGTGAATGTGAGCTATGAAGAAGGATTGGAAGAGCGAACGGATGAGGTTTACGATCCGAACCAGTCGGCGACGCTGAGTCTACAGAAGAGCGAGCAGACACAGACGCAACCAGTGAAGGCGACAGGGGTGCCAGGTACGGCGAGCAACTCGCCTGCGGGTGCGCCTGCGGGTGCGGTGCAGGGTTCGGCGGCTGCGGCTGCTCCGGGGACGCCGCCGCTGCTACAGAAGGAGGCACTGCCGGTGTATCCGCAACAGGGATATGGTGCGGGGCAGAGTATTCATGAAGAGAACGGAACATATGGTGTGAGCAAACATGTTGTTCACACAGAGCAGGCTCCGGGGCGAGTGCGACGCGTGACGGCTGCAGTGGTTGTGAATGATCGCGCGATGGCTGAGGGGACAGGTAAGGCTGAGCACACGGTATGGAAGCCACGTAACGCGGATGAGATGCGCAGGCTGGAACAGTTGGCGGAGGCCGCCGTGGGATATGACGTCAAGCGTGGCGACCAGGTCGTGGTGGAGAACGTAAGCTTCAGTTCGAACGCGCCTGACGTGAAGCCGCCAGTCATGACACAGGTGATGGAGCAGGCGCGAGCGCTGGCTCGCACGCAGCCAGGTTTGGCACGTACAGCAGTTCTTGGTGCACTTGGAGTGTTGCTGGTGCTGTTTGTTTTGCGGCCGATCGCAGGGCAGGTGACCGCGACGTTGCGTGAGCCGATGTTGCTGGAGAAGGGAAGAGAGACGGCAGAGCTTGGTGCTGGAGCATCTGAGCCGGAGTTGCTGGAGCCTACGGTTCCGATTCATGCGAGTTTGCCGGTAGCGACACGCGCCGGAATGAAAGAACAGTTGCAGCAGAAGGGGATCTTTGAGCAGGTGGCGGAGCATATCCGTCGCGAACCGGCGCAGAGCACGAGGCTGCTTGAGGCGTGGATCGGGTCGGGAGAGGAGACGGAGGCATGA
- a CDS encoding sigma-54 interaction domain-containing protein translates to MMNGTGALLEETLGLEAMSARTVVLASADAAIRSRLRISLTELRWEVHEAAGGAEAIAQLELLRPEALLVDSWLPDLEASEFAGQIRMMYPGVDLMRMDGGEAGEARSPRRNELLHALREVQGGAANDTAAWNAAPAAVPLSSVRVPGQAPVDEVRVTALLPEMVGASEPMRELSELIRLVAPRSSTVLIEGETGTGKEIVAKAIHRLSDRASKPFVVLNCAAIPESLLEAELFGHTRGAFTGAVQSRTGRIEAAHGGTLFLDEIGEMPLALQAKMLRFLEYGELQRVGDNETMRVDVRVVAATHQPLELRAAEGSFRLDLYHRLAVFPVEVPSLRARMEDIPLLAEHILSMLGQKAPRKRLSSEALERLKGHYWPGNVRELMHVLERAAILAADKMEIGPDEIRYRRASRG, encoded by the coding sequence ATGATGAACGGGACAGGTGCGTTGTTGGAAGAAACGCTGGGGTTAGAGGCGATGTCGGCGCGTACGGTGGTACTGGCGAGTGCGGATGCTGCGATCCGTTCGCGTCTGCGAATCTCGCTGACAGAACTGCGATGGGAGGTGCATGAGGCTGCGGGTGGAGCAGAAGCGATCGCGCAACTGGAGTTGTTGCGCCCAGAAGCGCTGCTGGTGGATAGCTGGTTGCCCGATCTGGAAGCGAGCGAGTTTGCCGGACAGATACGCATGATGTATCCGGGTGTGGACTTGATGCGGATGGATGGGGGAGAGGCAGGAGAAGCACGCAGCCCGAGGAGGAATGAACTTCTTCACGCACTGCGCGAAGTGCAGGGCGGTGCGGCGAACGATACGGCGGCATGGAATGCGGCCCCTGCGGCTGTGCCGCTGTCCTCAGTGCGCGTTCCGGGGCAGGCTCCTGTGGACGAGGTGCGGGTGACGGCCCTGTTGCCGGAGATGGTAGGGGCGAGTGAGCCGATGCGCGAGCTGTCGGAATTGATCCGGCTGGTGGCTCCGCGATCTTCGACCGTACTGATCGAAGGTGAGACGGGAACGGGCAAAGAGATTGTGGCAAAGGCGATTCATCGGCTGAGTGATCGCGCGTCGAAGCCGTTTGTTGTGTTGAACTGCGCGGCGATTCCAGAGTCTTTGCTGGAGGCCGAGCTGTTTGGACATACGCGGGGTGCATTTACCGGAGCGGTGCAGTCGCGGACGGGGCGCATTGAGGCAGCGCATGGAGGGACGCTGTTTCTCGACGAGATTGGAGAGATGCCGCTGGCGCTGCAGGCGAAGATGCTGCGCTTCCTGGAGTATGGCGAGCTGCAGCGTGTCGGCGACAACGAGACGATGCGCGTGGATGTGAGAGTGGTGGCGGCGACGCATCAGCCGCTGGAGCTGAGAGCTGCGGAGGGAAGTTTTCGACTGGACTTGTATCACCGGCTGGCGGTGTTTCCGGTTGAGGTCCCTTCGCTGCGTGCGCGGATGGAAGATATACCGCTGCTGGCAGAGCACATTCTTTCGATGCTGGGACAGAAGGCTCCGCGCAAGCGACTGAGTAGTGAGGCTCTGGAAAGATTGAAGGGGCATTACTGGCCGGGCAATGTGCGTGAATTGATGCATGTGCTGGAGCGCGCTGCGATTCTTGCGGCGGACAAGATGGAGATTGGCCCGGATGAGATACGGTATCGACGGGCTTCACGGGGATAG
- a CDS encoding response regulator transcription factor yields the protein MQVLIVEDDAALGVFLEKGLKLEGHEVTRVEDGEAALERARQDRPDLMVLDLSLPKKDGVEVLEELRGELDGTAVLVLTGRSMVEERVRCLNLGADDCLLKPFSFHELTARCRALLRRKERFADPVLRQAGVELNRMERRVLHGGQHVELTVKEFSLLEYLMRRPGRCVSRAELLREVWQMSPDAGTNVVDVYVNYLRRKLGAVSVAEDADGHSVIETVRGEGYRVRVTAAKKPVARIGNYAASAAMAGA from the coding sequence ATGCAGGTTTTGATTGTTGAAGATGATGCTGCTTTGGGTGTGTTTCTTGAGAAAGGACTGAAGCTTGAGGGACACGAGGTGACACGGGTTGAAGACGGAGAGGCCGCACTGGAGCGGGCACGGCAGGACAGGCCGGACCTGATGGTGTTGGATCTAAGTCTTCCTAAAAAAGACGGTGTGGAGGTGCTGGAGGAGCTGCGCGGTGAACTCGACGGTACGGCTGTGCTGGTGCTGACGGGGCGGAGCATGGTGGAGGAGAGAGTCCGGTGCCTGAACCTGGGTGCGGACGATTGTCTGCTGAAGCCTTTCAGCTTTCATGAGCTGACGGCGCGTTGCCGGGCGCTGCTGCGCAGGAAGGAACGCTTTGCCGATCCAGTGCTGCGTCAGGCGGGGGTGGAACTGAATCGCATGGAGCGGCGTGTGCTGCACGGTGGCCAGCATGTGGAGCTGACGGTCAAGGAGTTCAGCCTGCTGGAGTACCTGATGCGGCGTCCGGGGCGTTGTGTCAGCCGTGCGGAGCTGCTGCGAGAGGTGTGGCAGATGTCCCCGGATGCGGGCACGAACGTGGTGGACGTGTATGTGAACTACCTGCGCAGAAAGCTGGGTGCGGTGTCGGTTGCCGAGGATGCGGATGGACACTCGGTGATTGAGACGGTGCGCGGCGAAGGCTATCGCGTAAGAGTAACGGCTGCGAAAAAGCCCGTTGCTCGTATCGGCAATTATGCAGCCAGCGCTGCGATGGCTGGTGCATAG
- the flgB gene encoding flagellar basal body rod protein FlgB has protein sequence MQVTTALSDALGRYLDLTGEQMKLTASNMANVDTPGYKTQGFDFEQEFARQLTGAGSTGFAQPAAQDVDGLVTRPDGNNVSMDREGIQLAKSQLQFRLGVELLKHEYSTVMSAIHAEAK, from the coding sequence ATGCAGGTGACGACGGCTTTGAGCGATGCGTTAGGGCGGTATCTAGACCTGACGGGGGAACAGATGAAGCTGACGGCAAGCAATATGGCCAATGTGGACACGCCTGGGTACAAGACGCAGGGGTTCGATTTTGAGCAGGAGTTTGCGCGGCAGCTTACGGGGGCAGGCTCGACGGGCTTCGCGCAGCCTGCGGCCCAGGATGTGGATGGGTTGGTGACGCGGCCGGATGGCAACAATGTGTCGATGGATCGCGAGGGGATTCAGCTGGCGAAGTCGCAGCTGCAGTTTCGGCTTGGCGTAGAGCTATTGAAGCATGAGTATTCGACGGTGATGAGCGCGATCCATGCGGAGGCGAAATAA
- the lexA gene encoding transcriptional repressor LexA, translated as MAITRRQKEVIDFLSSFTQKNGYSPSYEEIASGLGLSSLATVHKHITNLQNKGLLQRAHNRSRSIDVLPARPKRGGERLPLLGRIAAGKPVEAIETAESISLGDIIGNREVFALEVRGDSMRDEHIVSGDYVLVERTRTAREGEIIVALVDGSDATLKRFYREGSMIRLQPSNTEMAPIFAPADSVSIQGKVLGVLRKYA; from the coding sequence ATGGCTATCACACGGCGGCAAAAAGAGGTCATCGACTTTCTCTCCAGCTTCACGCAAAAGAACGGCTACTCGCCTTCGTACGAAGAGATCGCCAGCGGCCTCGGCCTCAGCTCGCTCGCCACCGTGCATAAACACATCACCAACCTGCAGAACAAAGGCCTGCTGCAACGTGCGCATAATCGCAGTCGCTCCATCGACGTCCTCCCCGCTCGCCCCAAACGTGGCGGAGAGCGCCTTCCCCTGCTCGGACGCATCGCCGCAGGCAAGCCCGTTGAGGCAATCGAAACCGCTGAAAGCATCTCGCTCGGCGACATCATCGGCAACCGCGAGGTCTTCGCCCTCGAAGTCCGTGGCGACTCCATGCGCGACGAGCACATCGTCTCCGGAGACTACGTCCTGGTCGAACGCACCCGCACCGCTCGCGAAGGCGAAATCATCGTCGCGCTCGTTGACGGCTCCGACGCCACCCTCAAGCGCTTCTACCGCGAGGGCAGCATGATCCGCCTCCAGCCCTCCAACACGGAGATGGCACCCATCTTCGCCCCTGCCGACAGCGTCAGCATTCAGGGCAAGGTCCTCGGCGTCCTGCGTAAATACGCCTGA